The following are encoded in a window of Halorarum salinum genomic DNA:
- a CDS encoding thiamine-phosphate synthase family protein, producing the protein MRFVEEVVVDEFLPTVRSMLAGELRERGLTQSEVAEALGISQSAVSKYAHGEVGRREEVLNDERIRELVERVADGLAEGDVSPVAALVEFEVLIRELEEGDLLAEFHEEAMPALAGAEYDFTVHDPESRLRERERTLASLRRGLRTLTNASGFAGLIPNVGSNLVECLPDAAGIEDVAAIPGRIFDVKGRATVPGEPEFGVSQHVAGVLLSARDAGADVRAAVDVRYDADLVDSLEAAGYECVEFDPEAPTDPVKAALSGCDLGETFVVYQSGGFGIEPVLYVLGPDAPTVAGVVRELL; encoded by the coding sequence GTGCGCTTCGTCGAGGAGGTCGTCGTCGACGAGTTCCTCCCCACCGTCCGGTCGATGCTCGCCGGGGAGCTCCGGGAGCGCGGGCTCACCCAGAGCGAGGTTGCCGAGGCGCTCGGCATCAGCCAGTCCGCCGTCTCGAAGTACGCCCACGGCGAGGTGGGCCGGCGCGAGGAGGTCCTGAACGACGAACGCATCCGCGAGCTGGTCGAGCGGGTCGCGGACGGGCTCGCCGAGGGCGACGTGAGCCCGGTCGCGGCGCTCGTCGAGTTCGAGGTGCTCATCCGGGAACTGGAGGAGGGCGACCTCCTCGCGGAGTTCCACGAGGAGGCGATGCCGGCGCTGGCCGGGGCCGAGTACGACTTCACGGTCCACGACCCCGAGAGCCGGCTCCGGGAGCGCGAGCGAACGCTCGCCTCGCTCAGGCGGGGGCTCCGGACGCTCACCAACGCCTCCGGGTTCGCGGGGCTCATCCCCAACGTCGGCTCGAACCTGGTCGAGTGCCTGCCCGACGCGGCCGGCATCGAGGACGTCGCCGCCATCCCGGGACGCATCTTCGACGTGAAGGGCCGGGCGACCGTCCCGGGCGAGCCCGAGTTCGGCGTGAGCCAGCACGTCGCCGGCGTGTTGCTCTCCGCCCGGGACGCCGGCGCCGACGTCCGCGCGGCCGTCGACGTTCGGTACGACGCCGACCTCGTCGACTCGCTCGAGGCGGCCGGCTACGAGTGCGTCGAGTTCGACCCGGAGGCGCCGACCGACCCGGTGAAGGCGGCGCTGTCCGGGTGCGACCTCGGCGAAACGTTCGTCGTCTACCAGTCGGGGGGGTTCGGCATCGAGCCGGTGTTGTACGTGCTCGGCCCCGACGCGCCGA
- a CDS encoding Yip1 family protein, translated as MSGPRTPLLRPQSYFESHDGSPPLGHAALAVAVVAVVTAGGIGLFLAEFAGALDATVEMENPEHSPEWACENFEGSGMSTPSGCDPSVPETVERDLGSLVYEELSWLPWAALFIVPIFWAVQALVLHAGAAVIGGEGTFADTLAVAGWGMVPSLARVLALGALLIYRLRTTPLPGDPEGAVAALEAAFSGLGAASMVAVLVVAVWAGAVRVYGLAETHDVPVGEALVVVAVTTLVGFVFEAL; from the coding sequence ATGTCCGGTCCCCGCACGCCCCTCCTCCGCCCCCAGTCGTACTTCGAGTCACACGACGGCTCGCCGCCGCTGGGACACGCCGCCCTCGCCGTCGCGGTCGTCGCGGTCGTCACCGCCGGCGGCATCGGCCTCTTCCTCGCGGAGTTCGCCGGCGCCCTCGACGCGACCGTCGAGATGGAGAACCCCGAACACTCGCCCGAGTGGGCCTGCGAGAACTTCGAGGGGAGCGGGATGTCGACGCCCTCGGGCTGTGACCCCTCCGTCCCGGAGACGGTCGAACGGGACCTCGGCTCGCTGGTGTACGAGGAACTGTCGTGGCTGCCGTGGGCCGCCCTCTTCATCGTCCCGATCTTCTGGGCCGTCCAGGCGCTCGTGCTCCACGCGGGCGCCGCCGTGATCGGCGGCGAGGGGACGTTCGCTGACACGCTCGCGGTCGCCGGCTGGGGGATGGTGCCCAGCCTCGCCCGGGTGCTCGCCCTCGGCGCGCTCCTGATCTACCGGCTCCGGACGACGCCGCTCCCCGGCGACCCGGAGGGCGCAGTCGCCGCCCTGGAGGCCGCCTTCTCGGGGCTCGGCGCGGCGTCGATGGTCGCGGTGCTGGTCGTCGCCGTCTGGGCCGGGGCCGTGCGGGTGTACGGGCTCGCCGAGACCCACGACGTCCCCGTCGGCGAGGCGCTCGTCGTCGTCGCCGTGACCACCCTCGTCGGGTTCGTGTTCGAAGCGCTCTGA
- the dcd gene encoding dCTP deaminase, giving the protein MILADTDILARLGDGDLVIDPLADVDTQVQPASVDLRLGLEFLEFRRTNIPCIHPNDEREVDEYVTETHVPEGDDFILHPGDFVLGTTKERVEIPDDLVAHVEGRSSLGRLAIVVHATAGLCDPGYRGQITLELSNLGNAPVALSPGMRVSQLTFTELRSPADRPYGSERGSKYQGQSGPQASRIGDDPEFLGSGAAEDADGTAVE; this is encoded by the coding sequence ATGATACTCGCGGACACCGACATCCTCGCGCGCCTCGGCGACGGGGACCTCGTGATCGACCCGCTCGCCGACGTTGACACGCAGGTACAGCCGGCGAGCGTCGATCTCAGGCTCGGCCTGGAGTTCCTCGAGTTCCGCAGGACGAACATCCCCTGCATCCACCCGAACGACGAGCGCGAGGTCGACGAGTACGTGACCGAGACCCACGTGCCCGAGGGCGACGACTTCATCCTCCACCCCGGTGACTTCGTCCTCGGCACGACCAAGGAGCGCGTCGAGATCCCCGACGACCTCGTGGCCCACGTCGAGGGGCGCTCCTCGCTCGGCCGGCTGGCCATCGTGGTCCACGCGACCGCCGGCCTCTGTGACCCGGGGTACCGCGGACAGATCACCCTCGAACTGTCGAACCTCGGGAACGCCCCCGTCGCGCTCTCGCCGGGGATGCGCGTCTCACAGCTCACCTTCACGGAGCTGAGATCGCCCGCCGACAGGCCGTACGGGAGCGAGCGCGGCTCCAAGTACCAGGGCCAGTCGGGTCCGCAGGCCTCCCGCATCGGCGACGACCCCGAGTTCCTCGGCTCGGGGGCGGCCGAGGACGCCGACGGCACGGCGGTGGAGTAG